In Prochlorococcus marinus CUG1435, the genomic window TTACTCATTTTTTGTTTATGAGATAGCTAGAATTTATTTTTATTAAAGTAAATTGTCAATTCCATTTTACGACTTTCCTTCATCTCCAATTTTAATAATTGGTGCTCTTGGCATTGCAGTAGCAATAGCAGTTTTTTTTGTCTCTTACCAAAAATATTTCAATTCTCCTTTGAACAGAGAGCTTGCAGAAAAGAAAAAAGCCTTAATTAAGGAACAAAAAGAATTAAATGAAAGATTAGAAAAAATAGAACAAGATTTAAAAAATTTATAAAAAACTACTCTTAATAAAGATGAGTTAATGATCTCGAATTCAAGACCTTAATTTTTTTTAATAGGAATTTTGGTCTATAAGGAGTTATGGATAAAGATCATCTTATTGAGTTAATTTCTAATAGTCTTCTTTACGAGAGTAAAAATTCTGACTCTAATAAGAATCTTAGTGACTTTAAAAATTACTTAGAGAGATTAAATCTAGAGCAATTGAGAACTATGTCTAAAGAATTTATTCTTTAGTATGGTTTTTAAAATTTTTTATTGTTTATTAAATAATCAATACTTTTTAAAAATTGTTAATATCTAAAAAAAAAGAGAAATATGCCTAGAGTTAATAGAGGTGAATTTTTAATAAAGCCATTTCTAAAAAGAAATAATTTCAGAGCTTCTTATCAAATTATTTCTACCAT contains:
- a CDS encoding M protein, which gives rise to MSIPFYDFPSSPILIIGALGIAVAIAVFFVSYQKYFNSPLNRELAEKKKALIKEQKELNERLEKIEQDLKNL